In Leptolyngbya iicbica LK, the genomic stretch GGTTCAAACTTGCTGGGCACCACCATCATGTCAGCGCCCGCATAAATCAAGTGCGCCAGTTCTTCGTTAAAGGTGAGCTCAAGGTGGATGTCGGGATTGTCGGTGAGGTGACGCTTTTCGTGCCAGAACCAGTCATTGATGGTGCTGTCGGTTGCTGAGCCCAACAAGACAAACTGGGCGCCGCGATTCAGCGAGTAGTACATCGCGTGATGCACCAGATCAACGCCCTTCTGATCATCCAGTCGGCCAATAAAGGCGATCATCGGTTTATCACAGGGCCGCAAGCCCAGCTTTTCGCGCAGGGCTTTTTTGTTCAGCACCTTGTCTTCAAAGGTGGTGAGGCTGTAAGGATGGGCGATGTGAGTGTCTTCTTCGGGATTCCAAATGGTGTAGTCTACCCCATTGAGAATGCCCGAAAACTTGAAGCTCTTGGAATGGAGCGTACCGCCTAAGCCAAAGCCGCAGTCGCCGTACATGGCTTCCCAAGCGTGGTGGGGCGCCACCGTATTGATGTGGTTGGCGTAGACGATGCCCCCTTTCATAAAGTTGAGCGAAAACGGGTTGAAGTTGTCGCGCAACTGCTCGTATTGGAAGTAGTAAGCTTCCCGATTCAGTCCGGTAGCCCACAGCACTTCGGGGCCGGCAAAGCCCTGGTGCTTAAAGTTGTGAATGGTATAGAGGACGCGCTGAGTATCCATGCCCTGGTATTGAAACATTTCGTACAGCAGGACGGGGATCAAGCCCGTTTGCCAGTCGTGGCAGTGAATGACATCGGGGCGCTTGTTGCTTTGCAGCAAAAATTCCAGCGCGGCTTTGCTAAAGAAGGCAAACCGCATGGGGTCGTCGTCGCAGCCGTAGTAAACCCCTCGGTCGAAAAAGAAGTCATTGGAGTGGGGCTCGATGAAGAAGCAGAGCTGACCATGGACCCAACCGCAGAACACTGAGCAATGCACCCGCCCGCCATACCAGGGCACCCACAAATCGCGATAGGCATCGTGCAGACCCCAAATGTGGTCGTAGCGCATGTTGTTGTATTTGGGCAAAATCAGCTCGACACAATGCCCCTGGGCCGATACCTCACGGCTCAGACCATACACCACGTCTCCAAGGCCACCCGCTTTAATGACTGGGGCGCACTCCGAGGCAATCTGCACGATGTACATGGGAAACCCTCGTTTTTACAAAA encodes the following:
- the glgA gene encoding glycogen synthase GlgA, whose protein sequence is MYIVQIASECAPVIKAGGLGDVVYGLSREVSAQGHCVELILPKYNNMRYDHIWGLHDAYRDLWVPWYGGRVHCSVFCGWVHGQLCFFIEPHSNDFFFDRGVYYGCDDDPMRFAFFSKAALEFLLQSNKRPDVIHCHDWQTGLIPVLLYEMFQYQGMDTQRVLYTIHNFKHQGFAGPEVLWATGLNREAYYFQYEQLRDNFNPFSLNFMKGGIVYANHINTVAPHHAWEAMYGDCGFGLGGTLHSKSFKFSGILNGVDYTIWNPEEDTHIAHPYSLTTFEDKVLNKKALREKLGLRPCDKPMIAFIGRLDDQKGVDLVHHAMYYSLNRGAQFVLLGSATDSTINDWFWHEKRHLTDNPDIHLELTFNEELAHLIYAGADMMVVPSKFEPCGLTQLISMRYGTVPIVRGVGGLVSTVFDWDYDTFHPQEERTGFVFYESDNYALESGMNRALDLYYDEPKFFQQLAQQGMQYDHSWKKSGQEYIKMYDYIRHK